The proteins below are encoded in one region of Chroicocephalus ridibundus chromosome 9, bChrRid1.1, whole genome shotgun sequence:
- the CTXND1 gene encoding cortexin domain-containing 1 protein produces the protein MEGPTPEPVYVDVDKGLTLACIVFLCLFLVVMIIRCAKVIMDPYSAIPTSTWEEQHLDD, from the coding sequence ATGGAGGGACCAACCCCAGAGCCCGTGTACGTTGATGTGGACAAAGGACTGACATTAGCATGTATCgtcttcctctgcctcttcttgGTTGTGATGATTATTCGCTGTGCAAAAGTCATCATGGACCCTTACAGTGCCATCCCGACGTCTACGTGGGAGGAGCAGCATCTAGATGACTGA